The following proteins are co-located in the Tardibacter chloracetimidivorans genome:
- the rpsC gene encoding 30S ribosomal protein S3 encodes MGQKTNPIGLRLQINRTWDSRWYAEGDDYGRLLLEDLNIRKYIMKTLPQAAISRVVIERPAKLCRVSVYAARPGVIIGKKGADIEKLRRKLSSMTSSDVSLNIVEIRKPEVDSKLVAQSIADQLERRVAFRRAMKRAVQSALRLGAEGIRITCAGRLGGAEIARTEWYREGRVPLHTLRANVDYAEAEAHTAYGVCGIKVWIFKGEILGHDPMAQDKLMVEAQTSGVRPAR; translated from the coding sequence ATGGGCCAGAAAACCAATCCGATCGGGCTTCGCCTGCAGATCAACCGGACGTGGGACAGCCGCTGGTACGCCGAGGGCGATGACTATGGCCGTCTGCTGCTGGAAGACCTGAACATCCGCAAGTACATCATGAAGACGCTGCCGCAGGCTGCGATCTCCAGGGTGGTGATCGAACGTCCGGCCAAGCTGTGCCGGGTGTCCGTCTATGCCGCGCGCCCCGGCGTGATCATCGGCAAGAAGGGCGCGGATATCGAAAAGCTGCGCCGCAAGCTGTCTTCGATGACCAGCTCGGACGTAAGTCTCAACATCGTCGAAATCCGCAAGCCGGAAGTCGATTCGAAGCTCGTCGCCCAGTCGATCGCCGATCAGCTGGAACGCCGCGTGGCCTTCCGCCGCGCGATGAAGCGGGCGGTCCAATCGGCCCTGCGTCTCGGCGCGGAGGGTATCCGGATCACCTGCGCCGGCCGTCTTGGCGGCGCAGAGATCGCGCGGACCGAATGGTATCGCGAAGGCCGTGTGCCGCTGCACACGCTGCGCGCGAACGTCGACTATGCCGAAGCTGAAGCCCACACCGCCTATGGCGTCTGCGGGATCAAGGTTTGGATCTTCAAGGGCGAAATTCTGGGCCATGATCCGATGGCGCAGGACAAGCTCATGGTGGAAGCACAGACGTCGGGGGTCCGGCCGGCGCGATAA
- the rplO gene encoding 50S ribosomal protein L15 gives MKLNEIRDNPGARKGRVRVGRGIGSGLGKTGGRGQKGQKSRSGVSVNGFEGGQMPLHMRIPKRGFNNIFAKDYAEVNLGAIQKVLDAGKLDAKAVVDHAALKAAGLARGGKDGVRLLAKGELKTKLSFKVAGASKAAREAVEKLGGAVESTVKAKAESAEA, from the coding sequence ATGAAACTGAACGAAATTCGTGACAATCCGGGCGCCCGCAAGGGTCGCGTCCGTGTCGGACGTGGCATCGGCTCGGGCCTGGGCAAGACCGGCGGCCGTGGCCAGAAGGGCCAGAAGAGCCGCTCCGGCGTATCGGTGAACGGCTTCGAGGGCGGCCAGATGCCGCTCCACATGCGGATCCCGAAGCGCGGCTTCAACAACATCTTCGCCAAGGATTACGCCGAGGTGAACCTTGGCGCGATTCAGAAGGTGCTCGATGCCGGAAAGCTCGACGCAAAGGCCGTGGTCGATCACGCCGCGCTGAAGGCGGCGGGGCTCGCTCGTGGCGGCAAAGACGGCGTCCGTCTGCTCGCCAAGGGCGAACTGAAGACCAAGCTCAGCTTCAAGGTCGCCGGAGCTTCAAAGGCGGCGCGCGAAGCCGTCGAGAAACTGGGTGGCGCGGTGGAATCCACGGTGAAGGCAAAGGCCGAGTCGGCCGAAGCCTGA
- the rpsN gene encoding 30S ribosomal protein S14 yields the protein MAKLSSINKNERRKRLVKKYANKYAKLKAVAEDETRDESERLIARLKQAELPRNANPTRVRNRCAVTGRPRAYYRKFQLCRVMLRELANHGLIPGVTKSSW from the coding sequence ATGGCGAAACTGAGTTCGATCAACAAGAACGAGCGGCGCAAGCGGCTGGTCAAGAAGTATGCGAACAAATACGCAAAGCTGAAGGCCGTTGCCGAGGACGAGACCAGGGATGAGTCCGAACGGCTCATCGCACGTCTGAAGCAGGCGGAGCTTCCGCGCAATGCGAACCCCACCCGGGTCCGCAACCGTTGCGCGGTGACCGGACGGCCCCGCGCTTATTATCGTAAGTTTCAACTCTGCCGCGTGATGCTGCGGGAACTGGCCAATCACGGCCTGATCCCCGGTGTTACGAAGTCGAGCTGGTAA
- the rpmC gene encoding 50S ribosomal protein L29, translated as MAKIADLKVKSDDELQTQLADLKREQFNLRFQAATNQLEKPSRIREVRRSIAQIKTLQNERARAAQAQA; from the coding sequence ATGGCAAAGATCGCCGATCTCAAGGTGAAAAGCGACGACGAGCTGCAGACGCAGCTTGCCGATCTGAAGCGCGAGCAGTTCAACCTGCGTTTCCAGGCTGCGACCAACCAGCTTGAAAAGCCGAGCCGCATCCGTGAGGTCCGCCGCTCCATCGCGCAGATCAAGACGCTGCAAAACGAACGGGCGCGCGCCGCCCAGGCCCAGGCTTGA
- the rplP gene encoding 50S ribosomal protein L16: protein MLQPKRTKFRKAHKGRIHGDAKGGTALNFGSVGLKAMEPERITARQIEAARRAITRHIKRQGRLWIRIFPDVPVSSKPAEVRMGSGKGSPEFWVARVKPGRILFELDGVAHDVAKGAFERAAAKLPIRTKVVVRLGEAH from the coding sequence ATGCTGCAACCGAAACGTACCAAGTTTCGCAAGGCCCATAAGGGGCGTATCCACGGCGACGCCAAGGGCGGCACCGCGCTGAACTTCGGTTCTGTGGGGCTGAAGGCGATGGAGCCGGAGCGGATCACCGCCCGGCAGATCGAGGCCGCGCGCCGTGCGATCACCCGTCACATCAAGCGGCAGGGTCGTTTGTGGATCCGCATCTTCCCCGATGTGCCCGTCTCGTCGAAGCCCGCCGAAGTCCGCATGGGCTCGGGCAAGGGCTCGCCGGAATTCTGGGTTGCGCGGGTGAAGCCCGGCCGCATCCTGTTTGAACTCGACGGTGTCGCGCATGACGTGGCCAAGGGCGCTTTCGAGCGCGCGGCCGCCAAGCTGCCGATCCGGACCAAGGTGGTCGTCCGCCTTGGTGAAGCGCACTGA
- the rpsQ gene encoding 30S ribosomal protein S17 — translation MPKRVLTGTVVSDKTDKTVVVLVERRVAHPVYGKIIKRSKKYHAHDEANAFREGETVRIEECAPISKLKTWKVVGKVGADASAPAA, via the coding sequence ATGCCCAAGCGCGTTCTGACCGGAACAGTCGTTTCCGACAAGACCGACAAGACGGTGGTGGTTCTCGTCGAACGCCGGGTCGCGCACCCGGTCTACGGCAAGATCATCAAGCGTTCGAAGAAGTATCACGCCCATGACGAAGCCAATGCGTTTCGCGAGGGCGAGACGGTGCGCATTGAAGAGTGCGCTCCGATTTCAAAGCTGAAGACGTGGAAAGTCGTGGGCAAGGTCGGCGCGGATGCGTCGGCTCCCGCGGCCTGA
- the rplV gene encoding 50S ribosomal protein L22, with protein MSKPAAPRRVGEKEALAVATTVRGSPYKLNLVAGLIRGKKAGDALNILTFSKKAMAVDVRKVLASAIANAENNHNLDVDALVVKEASVGKSIVMKRFVTRARGRSSRIVKPFSRIRVVVREAADEAGE; from the coding sequence ATGTCGAAGCCTGCAGCCCCCCGCCGCGTCGGCGAAAAGGAAGCATTGGCGGTGGCGACCACCGTCCGTGGAAGCCCCTACAAGCTCAACCTGGTTGCCGGGCTCATCCGCGGCAAGAAGGCGGGCGACGCGCTCAACATCCTGACCTTCTCGAAGAAGGCCATGGCGGTTGACGTGCGCAAGGTGCTGGCGTCCGCCATCGCCAACGCCGAGAACAACCACAATCTGGACGTCGACGCGCTGGTCGTGAAGGAAGCGAGCGTCGGCAAGTCGATCGTGATGAAGCGTTTCGTCACGCGGGCGCGCGGTCGCTCCAGCCGGATCGTCAAGCCGTTCAGCCGCATCCGGGTCGTCGTGCGCGAAGCCGCCGACGAGGCAGGGGAGTAA
- the rpsE gene encoding 30S ribosomal protein S5 translates to MADENENQTQTPAAEAVAAPEGERRGRGGRGRGRDNRGGNRDGRGRRDDRRGNRDEDQGEELIEKLVHINRVSKTVKGGKRFGFAALVVVGDGKGRVGFGHGKAREVPEAISKATASAKKAMVRIPLREGRTLHHDGAGHFGAGRVYVRSAPQGTGIIAGGPMRAVFESLGVADVVTKSVGTNNPYNMIRATFAALGEQTSPKSVAQRRGKKIADLLQRRGDVSERAATAEAEAVAE, encoded by the coding sequence ATGGCTGACGAAAACGAAAACCAGACCCAGACCCCCGCAGCGGAAGCTGTCGCAGCTCCCGAGGGCGAGCGTCGCGGGCGTGGCGGTCGTGGCCGCGGGCGCGACAATCGCGGCGGTAATCGCGACGGCCGTGGCCGCCGTGACGATCGCCGTGGCAACCGCGACGAGGACCAGGGCGAAGAGCTGATCGAAAAGCTCGTCCACATCAACCGTGTGTCCAAGACGGTGAAGGGCGGCAAGCGCTTCGGCTTTGCGGCGCTTGTGGTGGTCGGCGACGGCAAGGGCCGGGTCGGCTTCGGCCACGGCAAGGCGCGCGAAGTGCCGGAAGCCATCTCCAAGGCGACCGCATCGGCCAAGAAGGCGATGGTCCGCATTCCGCTGCGCGAGGGCCGGACGCTGCACCATGATGGCGCAGGGCATTTCGGCGCGGGCCGCGTCTATGTGCGCTCGGCTCCGCAGGGGACAGGGATCATCGCTGGCGGCCCGATGCGCGCCGTGTTCGAAAGCCTGGGCGTCGCCGATGTGGTGACCAAGTCGGTCGGCACGAACAATCCCTACAACATGATCCGGGCGACCTTTGCGGCGCTGGGTGAGCAGACATCGCCGAAATCGGTCGCGCAGCGTCGCGGCAAGAAGATCGCCGATCTGCTCCAGCGCCGGGGCGATGTCTCGGAGCGTGCCGCCACGGCCGAGGCCGAGGCGGTGGCGGAGTAA
- the rplE gene encoding 50S ribosomal protein L5 encodes MAEKYTPRLKKVYDDEIRRALIEQFGYANTMAVPRLDKIVINMGVGEATQDKKRVDTAASEMMAIAGQKPVITRAKKSVASFKLREGMPIGCKVTLRRERMYEFLDRLVTIALPRVRDFRGVNPKSFDGRGNYAMGLKEQIVFPEINYDRIEKVRGMDIIIGTTAKTDEEARALLRLFGLPFTGEAGDQKQAA; translated from the coding sequence ATGGCTGAAAAATACACGCCCCGGCTGAAGAAGGTCTATGACGACGAGATCCGCCGGGCACTTATCGAGCAATTCGGCTACGCAAATACGATGGCGGTGCCCCGGCTCGACAAGATCGTCATCAACATGGGCGTCGGCGAGGCGACCCAGGACAAGAAGCGGGTGGATACAGCCGCTTCGGAAATGATGGCGATCGCGGGCCAGAAGCCGGTCATCACCCGGGCCAAGAAGTCGGTCGCCAGCTTCAAGCTGCGCGAAGGCATGCCGATCGGCTGCAAGGTGACGCTTCGCCGCGAGCGGATGTACGAGTTTCTCGACCGTCTGGTCACGATTGCGCTGCCGCGCGTTCGCGACTTCCGCGGCGTGAACCCGAAGTCGTTCGACGGACGCGGCAATTACGCGATGGGATTGAAGGAACAGATCGTGTTCCCCGAAATCAACTATGACCGGATCGAGAAGGTCCGCGGCATGGACATCATCATTGGAACCACGGCTAAGACCGACGAGGAGGCGCGCGCGCTTCTTCGCCTGTTCGGTCTGCCGTTCACCGGCGAAGCCGGCGATCAGAAGCAGGCGGCCTGA
- the rplN gene encoding 50S ribosomal protein L14, producing the protein MIQMQTNLEVADNSGAKRVQCIKVLGGSKRRTAGVGDIIVVSVKEAAPRGRVKKGDVHRAVVVRTAKDIRRPDGSVIRFDSNAAVLINKNEEPIGTRIFGPVVRELRARNHMKIISLAPEVL; encoded by the coding sequence ATGATCCAGATGCAGACGAACCTCGAGGTCGCCGACAACAGCGGCGCGAAGAGGGTGCAGTGCATCAAGGTGCTGGGCGGTTCAAAGCGCCGCACCGCGGGTGTGGGCGACATCATCGTGGTGTCGGTGAAGGAAGCCGCGCCGCGCGGCCGCGTGAAGAAGGGCGATGTGCATCGCGCCGTCGTCGTGCGGACCGCGAAGGACATCCGCCGTCCCGACGGCTCGGTGATCCGGTTCGATTCCAACGCCGCCGTGCTGATCAACAAGAACGAGGAGCCGATCGGCACCCGTATCTTCGGCCCGGTGGTCCGCGAACTGCGCGCTCGCAACCACATGAAGATCATCAGCCTGGCGCCGGAGGTGCTTTGA
- the rpsS gene encoding 30S ribosomal protein S19 encodes MARSVWKGPFVELSLLKKAETAQDAGGRAPIKTWSRRSTILPQFVGLTFNVYNGRKFIPVLVNEDMVGHKLGEFAPTRTFPGHAADKKGKR; translated from the coding sequence ATGGCCCGCTCCGTCTGGAAAGGTCCGTTCGTCGAACTCAGCCTTCTGAAGAAGGCCGAGACCGCACAGGACGCAGGTGGCCGCGCACCGATCAAGACCTGGTCGCGCCGGTCGACGATCCTGCCGCAGTTCGTTGGGTTGACGTTCAACGTCTACAACGGCCGCAAGTTCATCCCCGTCCTCGTCAATGAGGACATGGTCGGCCATAAGCTGGGCGAGTTCGCGCCGACGCGCACCTTCCCCGGCCACGCCGCTGACAAGAAGGGCAAGCGCTGA
- the rpmD gene encoding 50S ribosomal protein L30, producing the protein MAKIKLTQTGSPIRRTKDQRATLIGLGLNKMHRTVELEDTPDVRGMIRKVQHMVKVEA; encoded by the coding sequence ATGGCGAAGATCAAGCTAACCCAGACCGGATCTCCGATCCGCCGCACCAAGGACCAGCGCGCGACCCTGATCGGTCTCGGGCTCAACAAGATGCACCGCACGGTGGAACTTGAGGACACGCCCGACGTGCGCGGCATGATCCGCAAGGTCCAGCATATGGTGAAGGTTGAGGCCTGA
- the rpsH gene encoding 30S ribosomal protein S8 encodes MAVTDPLGDMLTRIRNGQQARKDSVLSPASKLRQRVLDVLQREGYIRGYSEEAMGPMKGIRIELKYFEGQPAIQHVARVSKPGRRVYSGAQELPRVRNGLGITIVSTPKGVLSDAEARTQNVGGEVLAEVF; translated from the coding sequence ATGGCGGTCACCGATCCCCTGGGTGATATGCTCACCCGCATCCGCAACGGCCAGCAGGCGCGCAAGGACAGTGTCCTCTCGCCGGCTTCCAAGCTGCGTCAGCGCGTTCTCGACGTGCTGCAGCGCGAGGGCTATATCCGCGGCTATTCCGAAGAAGCGATGGGCCCCATGAAGGGCATTCGCATCGAGCTGAAGTATTTCGAGGGCCAGCCGGCGATCCAGCACGTCGCGCGCGTGTCGAAGCCGGGTCGCCGCGTCTATTCCGGCGCGCAGGAGCTTCCGCGCGTTCGCAATGGCCTGGGCATCACCATCGTCTCGACGCCAAAGGGCGTTCTGTCCGACGCGGAAGCGCGGACCCAGAACGTCGGCGGCGAGGTGCTGGCAGAAGTATTCTAA
- the rplC gene encoding 50S ribosomal protein L3 has product MRTGVIAKKMGMTRLFKDDGRHVPVTVLALEGCQVVAQKTADRDGYVAVQLGAGTAKAKNISKPERGHFAKAEVEPKARVVEFRVSEDALLDVGTELSADHFVAGQYVDITGNTQGKGFAGAMKRWNFGGLRATHGVSVSHRSHGSTGNRQDPGKVFKNKKMAGHMGDRQRTQQNLEIVGTDAERGLIFVKGSVPGHKGAWLLVRDAVKLPQPDGAPYPAGLKAAANNNAAPVEEAPVEPVAEATDSTEA; this is encoded by the coding sequence ATGCGCACAGGCGTGATCGCCAAGAAGATGGGAATGACCCGGCTGTTCAAGGATGACGGCCGGCACGTGCCCGTAACGGTATTGGCGTTGGAAGGTTGCCAGGTTGTGGCGCAGAAGACGGCGGATCGCGATGGTTATGTCGCGGTGCAGCTGGGCGCTGGTACGGCCAAGGCGAAGAATATTTCGAAGCCCGAGCGCGGCCATTTCGCGAAAGCCGAAGTGGAGCCGAAGGCGCGCGTCGTGGAGTTCCGTGTGTCCGAGGATGCGCTGCTCGACGTCGGAACCGAGCTTTCGGCCGATCACTTTGTCGCTGGTCAGTATGTCGACATCACCGGCAACACCCAGGGCAAGGGCTTTGCGGGCGCGATGAAGCGCTGGAACTTCGGCGGTCTGCGCGCGACCCACGGCGTGTCCGTCTCGCACCGCTCGCACGGTTCGACGGGTAATCGTCAGGATCCGGGCAAGGTCTTCAAGAACAAGAAGATGGCCGGCCACATGGGCGACCGTCAGCGCACGCAGCAGAATCTGGAAATCGTCGGCACCGACGCCGAGCGCGGCCTGATCTTCGTCAAGGGATCGGTCCCCGGTCACAAGGGTGCATGGCTTCTCGTCCGCGATGCGGTGAAGCTGCCCCAGCCCGATGGTGCGCCATATCCCGCGGGGCTGAAGGCCGCCGCCAACAACAACGCCGCTCCGGTCGAGGAGGCTCCTGTCGAGCCCGTCGCCGAAGCTACCGACAGCACGGAGGCTTGA
- the rplF gene encoding 50S ribosomal protein L6 yields MSRIGKKPISVPSGVTASIADGTLSVKGPKGTLSMPVVDDIAYDVQDGAISVQPANDSKRARAFWGMQRTMVQNLVTGVTDGFTKVLEITGVGYRATAQGKTLKLQLGYSHDVNFDVPEGITIKTPDQTTVEVSGNDKQQVGQVAAEIRRWRKPEPYKGKGIKYRGEFIFRKEGKKK; encoded by the coding sequence ATGTCACGTATCGGAAAGAAGCCGATCTCCGTCCCGTCGGGTGTGACGGCCTCGATCGCCGACGGCACGCTGTCGGTGAAGGGGCCCAAGGGCACGCTCAGCATGCCGGTGGTCGACGACATCGCATATGATGTCCAGGACGGCGCCATTTCGGTGCAGCCCGCCAATGACAGCAAGCGCGCCCGCGCTTTCTGGGGCATGCAGCGCACCATGGTGCAGAACCTGGTGACCGGCGTCACCGACGGTTTCACCAAGGTTCTGGAGATCACCGGCGTCGGCTATCGCGCCACGGCGCAGGGCAAGACGCTGAAGTTGCAGCTTGGCTACAGCCACGACGTCAATTTCGATGTGCCCGAGGGCATCACGATCAAGACGCCGGATCAGACCACGGTCGAAGTTTCGGGCAACGACAAGCAGCAGGTCGGCCAGGTGGCGGCGGAAATCCGCCGCTGGCGGAAGCCGGAGCCCTATAAGGGCAAGGGCATCAAATATCGCGGCGAGTTCATCTTCCGCAAGGAAGGGAAGAAGAAGTAA
- the rplR gene encoding 50S ribosomal protein L18, producing the protein MAKGLSLFEKRRRRNRTALRAKAGTRPRLSVHRSSQHIYAQIIDDAAGRTLAAASTLEKGVRGTAGATSAAAADVGKRLAERAKAAGVGRVVFDRGGFLFHGRVKALAEAAREGGLEF; encoded by the coding sequence ATGGCCAAGGGACTTTCTCTGTTCGAAAAGCGCCGGCGGCGGAACCGCACGGCGCTCCGGGCGAAAGCCGGCACGCGGCCGCGCCTGTCGGTGCATCGCTCGAGCCAGCACATCTATGCCCAGATCATCGACGATGCCGCCGGCCGCACGCTGGCGGCCGCCTCGACCCTGGAAAAGGGCGTGCGCGGCACGGCCGGAGCAACCTCTGCGGCTGCTGCGGATGTGGGCAAGCGCCTGGCGGAGCGCGCCAAGGCGGCGGGCGTGGGCCGGGTCGTGTTCGACCGTGGCGGCTTCCTGTTTCACGGGCGCGTCAAGGCGTTGGCGGAAGCGGCACGCGAAGGCGGATTGGAATTCTAA
- a CDS encoding 50S ribosomal protein L23 has product MAKAKQAAVDLSHYDVVLAPMITEKTTMLSEHNAVVFKVAGDATKPQIKAAVEALFNVTVKGVNTLVVKGKTKRWKGKPYQRSDMKKAIVTLAEGQSIDVTTGI; this is encoded by the coding sequence ATGGCTAAGGCAAAGCAGGCGGCCGTCGATCTGTCGCACTATGATGTGGTGCTGGCGCCGATGATCACCGAAAAGACGACGATGCTCTCCGAGCACAACGCCGTGGTCTTCAAGGTGGCGGGCGATGCAACCAAGCCGCAGATCAAGGCGGCGGTCGAAGCCCTGTTCAACGTCACCGTAAAGGGCGTGAACACCCTGGTGGTGAAGGGCAAGACAAAGCGCTGGAAGGGCAAGCCCTATCAGCGTTCCGACATGAAGAAGGCGATCGTGACGCTGGCCGAAGGCCAGTCCATCGATGTGACCACCGGTATCTGA
- the rplB gene encoding 50S ribosomal protein L2: MALKQYNPTSPAQRGLVLIDRSSLWKGKPVKALTEGKHRSGGRNNMGHATARGIGGGHKQRYRIVDFKRRKWDVPATVERLEYDPNRSAFIALVKYEDGEVAYILAPQRVAAGDQIVAGKKVDVKPGNAMEIGQVPVGTIVHNVELKPGKGGQIARAAGTYVQVAGRDRGMVIVRLTSGEQRYVRADCMATVGAVSNPDNSNQNLAKAGRNRWLGKRPLTRGVAKNPVDHPHGGGEGRTSGGRHPVTPWGKPTKGAKTRSNKATDKMIIRSRHAKKKR, encoded by the coding sequence ATGGCACTGAAGCAATATAACCCGACGAGCCCCGCCCAGCGCGGCCTGGTGCTTATCGACCGGTCCAGCCTGTGGAAGGGCAAGCCGGTCAAGGCGCTTACCGAAGGAAAGCACCGCAGCGGCGGCCGCAACAACATGGGCCACGCCACTGCGCGCGGCATCGGCGGCGGTCACAAGCAGCGTTACCGGATCGTCGATTTCAAGCGGCGCAAGTGGGACGTTCCGGCGACTGTCGAGCGCCTGGAATATGACCCCAACCGTTCTGCCTTCATCGCGCTGGTGAAGTATGAGGACGGGGAGGTCGCCTATATTCTTGCTCCGCAGCGCGTCGCCGCCGGCGATCAGATCGTCGCGGGCAAGAAGGTGGACGTGAAGCCGGGCAACGCGATGGAGATTGGGCAGGTTCCGGTCGGCACCATCGTCCACAATGTCGAGCTGAAGCCCGGCAAGGGGGGTCAGATCGCCCGCGCCGCCGGCACTTATGTGCAGGTTGCCGGCCGTGATCGCGGCATGGTGATCGTCCGCCTTACCTCGGGCGAGCAGCGCTATGTCCGTGCGGATTGCATGGCGACGGTTGGCGCCGTGTCCAACCCGGACAACTCGAACCAGAATCTTGCGAAGGCCGGCCGCAACCGCTGGCTGGGCAAGCGCCCGCTCACCCGCGGCGTCGCCAAGAACCCGGTCGACCACCCGCACGGCGGCGGTGAAGGCCGGACATCGGGCGGCCGTCACCCGGTCACGCCGTGGGGCAAGCCGACCAAAGGCGCCAAGACGCGCAGCAACAAGGCGACGGACAAGATGATCATCCGTTCGCGTCACGCGAAAAAGAAGAGGTAA
- the rplX gene encoding 50S ribosomal protein L24 encodes MSALKIKKGDKVVVLSGKDKGRHGEVVKALPAIGKVVVSGVNVVTRHKKPTQVNPQGGLERSEAPIAVCKVAIQDPKTGKPSRVSFKMVDGKKVRIATRSGERIDG; translated from the coding sequence ATGTCGGCACTGAAGATCAAGAAAGGCGACAAGGTCGTCGTCCTCAGCGGCAAGGACAAGGGCCGGCACGGCGAAGTCGTGAAGGCGCTGCCCGCGATCGGCAAGGTCGTGGTGTCCGGCGTGAACGTCGTGACCCGCCACAAGAAGCCGACGCAGGTCAATCCGCAGGGCGGGCTGGAACGGTCGGAAGCTCCGATCGCGGTTTGCAAGGTCGCGATCCAGGACCCGAAGACCGGCAAGCCCTCGCGCGTATCGTTCAAGATGGTGGACGGCAAGAAGGTCCGCATCGCCACTCGCTCAGGGGAGCGCATCGATGGCTGA
- the rpsJ gene encoding 30S ribosomal protein S10, producing the protein METQNIRIRLKAFDHRVLDQATGEIADTAKRTGALIRGPIPLPTRIEKFTVNRSPHVDKKSREQFEVRTYKRLLDIVQPTPQTVDALMKLDLAAGVDVEIKLA; encoded by the coding sequence ATGGAAACGCAGAATATACGAATTCGCCTGAAGGCATTCGATCACCGAGTGCTGGATCAGGCCACGGGGGAAATCGCCGATACCGCCAAGCGCACCGGTGCGCTTATCCGGGGGCCGATTCCTCTGCCGACACGGATCGAGAAGTTCACCGTCAATCGCTCGCCGCACGTCGACAAGAAGTCGCGCGAGCAGTTTGAAGTGCGCACCTACAAGCGCCTTCTGGATATTGTTCAGCCGACGCCGCAGACGGTGGACGCGCTGATGAAGCTGGACCTCGCCGCTGGCGTGGATGTGGAAATCAAGCTGGCCTGA
- the rplD gene encoding 50S ribosomal protein L4 — translation MKLKVQTLDAKAAGDIELNDEIFGLEPRADILFRVVNWQLANRRAPARAARERSDVARTGKKFGRQKGGGTARHGDRRAPIFVGGGKAHGPRARTFEQSLNKKVRVLGLKNALSAKAKDGKLIVLDSLELKDAKTKALQGQLGKLGFGKTALFIDGDAVDANFRLASANLKAVNVLPAIGANVYDILNHDTLVLTRAAVEKLEARFNG, via the coding sequence ATGAAACTGAAGGTTCAGACGCTCGACGCAAAGGCCGCCGGCGACATCGAGCTCAACGACGAGATTTTCGGTCTTGAGCCGCGCGCCGACATTCTGTTCCGCGTCGTCAACTGGCAGCTCGCAAATCGCCGTGCTCCGGCCCGCGCCGCGCGCGAACGGTCGGACGTCGCCCGCACCGGCAAGAAGTTCGGTCGCCAGAAGGGTGGCGGCACCGCCCGTCACGGCGATCGTCGCGCGCCGATCTTCGTCGGCGGCGGCAAGGCGCACGGCCCCCGGGCCCGCACGTTCGAGCAATCGCTCAACAAGAAGGTGCGCGTTCTGGGCCTGAAGAACGCCCTGTCGGCAAAGGCGAAGGACGGCAAGCTGATCGTGCTCGACTCGCTGGAACTGAAGGACGCCAAGACCAAGGCGCTTCAGGGCCAACTCGGCAAGCTGGGTTTCGGCAAGACCGCGCTGTTCATCGACGGCGATGCGGTTGACGCGAACTTCCGCCTCGCTTCGGCCAATCTGAAGGCGGTCAATGTCCTGCCTGCGATTGGCGCGAACGTGTATGACATCCTCAACCACGACACGCTGGTGCTGACCCGCGCTGCGGTTGAAAAGCTGGAGGCGCGGTTCAATGGCTAA